A stretch of Crossiella cryophila DNA encodes these proteins:
- the ilvN gene encoding acetolactate synthase small subunit, whose amino-acid sequence MTRHTLSVLVENKPGVLARVAGLFSRRGFNIESLAVGPTENPEVSRMTIVVAVELLPLEQVTKQLNKLVNVIKIVELDQAISVRRELLLVKVRADATVRSQVLETVQLFRAKVVDASPEALTIEATGTTDKLDALLRMLEPYGIREMVQSGMVAIGRGARSITATAVR is encoded by the coding sequence ATGACTCGGCACACGCTGAGCGTGCTGGTGGAGAACAAGCCCGGTGTGCTCGCCAGGGTGGCCGGACTGTTCTCCCGGCGGGGCTTCAACATCGAGAGCCTCGCGGTCGGCCCGACCGAGAACCCCGAGGTGTCCCGGATGACCATCGTGGTCGCCGTGGAGCTGCTGCCGCTGGAGCAGGTCACCAAGCAGCTCAACAAGCTCGTGAACGTCATCAAGATCGTCGAGCTGGACCAGGCCATCTCGGTGCGCCGGGAACTGCTGCTGGTCAAGGTGCGGGCTGATGCCACCGTGCGCAGCCAGGTGCTGGAGACCGTGCAGCTCTTCCGCGCCAAGGTGGTCGACGCCTCGCCGGAGGCACTGACCATCGAGGCCACCGGCACCACCGACAAGCTCGACGCCCTGCTGCGCATGCTGGAGCCCTACGGCATCAGGGAGATGGTCCAGTCCGGCATGGTGGCCATCGGCAGGGGCGCCCGTTCCATCACCGCGACCGCGGTCCGTTGA